Proteins encoded in a region of the Flavobacterium sp. MDT1-60 genome:
- a CDS encoding helix-turn-helix domain-containing protein: MARNQKEEFQALQDTLYVLGGKWKLPIINSICNGNTRFKEIQQSIPGITSRMLSKELKDMELNNLVKRTEDHDAKVPILYESTPYCKSFGPIITEMINWGISHREHIRNNENTSLVKKIKP; this comes from the coding sequence ATGGCGAGAAATCAGAAAGAAGAATTTCAGGCGCTTCAGGATACTTTATATGTTTTGGGAGGGAAATGGAAATTGCCTATTATCAACTCCATTTGTAATGGAAATACCCGATTCAAGGAAATTCAGCAAAGTATTCCCGGAATTACGTCACGTATGCTTTCGAAAGAATTAAAGGATATGGAACTCAATAATCTGGTTAAACGAACGGAAGACCATGATGCAAAAGTGCCCATACTTTATGAATCGACTCCCTATTGTAAATCTTTTGGGCCAATAATTACCGAAATGATCAATTGGGGAATATCGCATCGGGAACACATTCGGAATAATGAAAATACTTCTTTGGTAAAAAAAATAAAGCCCTGA
- a CDS encoding SDR family oxidoreductase, whose product MDNLKNKVAVITGGNSGIGYATAKQFKEQGATVIITGRRKEAIEKAASDLGVHAIVADQSRVSDIENLASKVKEDFGQVDILFINAGIAGLGTIEQATETLYDDIMNINLKGAYFTLSRFIPILKDGASVVFLSSNTASMSGAGSSIYSSGKTALNAVMRIAAVELAPRKIRVNSVSPGPTETEVMKKVGLDEETVKSIMDVVVDKIPLKQMGTSEDVAKMVSHLSSEASKFITGADFIMDGGMVLA is encoded by the coding sequence ATGGACAATTTAAAAAATAAAGTTGCTGTAATTACCGGAGGAAATAGCGGAATTGGTTACGCAACAGCAAAACAATTTAAAGAGCAAGGCGCAACGGTTATCATTACCGGAAGAAGAAAAGAAGCAATTGAAAAAGCAGCTTCAGATTTAGGAGTGCATGCCATTGTTGCGGATCAATCCCGTGTTTCAGACATTGAAAACCTGGCTTCAAAAGTAAAAGAGGATTTTGGACAAGTTGATATTCTTTTCATTAATGCCGGAATAGCCGGTTTGGGAACAATTGAACAGGCAACAGAAACCTTATATGATGATATCATGAATATCAATTTAAAAGGAGCTTATTTTACCCTTAGCCGATTTATTCCAATCTTGAAAGATGGTGCATCCGTAGTATTTCTTTCTTCTAATACAGCCAGTATGAGTGGAGCCGGATCTTCCATTTATTCTTCAGGTAAAACGGCTCTTAATGCAGTAATGAGAATAGCGGCCGTGGAATTAGCGCCAAGAAAAATCAGAGTAAATTCAGTTAGCCCTGGCCCGACAGAAACAGAAGTAATGAAAAAAGTAGGTTTAGATGAAGAAACCGTAAAATCAATTATGGATGTTGTAGTTGATAAAATCCCCCTAAAACAAATGGGAACTTCAGAGGATGTTGCAAAAATGGTTTCGCATTTAAGTAGTGAAGCTTCAAAATTCATCACCGGTGCCGATTTTATTATGGACGGCGGAATGGTTTTAGCTTAA